In the Verrucomicrobiia bacterium genome, one interval contains:
- a CDS encoding TrmH family RNA methyltransferase — MNDYPLVLIAHNIRSTHNVGAIFRTAEGFGIKKIYLGGYTPYPATPQDLRLPHITEKITAQISKTALGAEELVPFEAYRDIDGLLTSLKHGGYTIIGLEQDEKSRPLQNFSPTGPTAILLGEEVAGIEPGLRAQCDSLLEIPMLGKKESFNVSVACGIALYAFRTQ, encoded by the coding sequence ATGAATGATTACCCGCTGGTTTTAATAGCGCATAATATCCGCTCGACCCATAACGTTGGTGCTATTTTTCGCACCGCCGAAGGTTTTGGGATTAAGAAAATTTACCTTGGCGGCTATACGCCTTACCCAGCCACCCCGCAGGACCTACGCCTACCCCACATCACCGAAAAAATCACTGCTCAAATTAGCAAAACCGCTCTTGGCGCCGAAGAACTGGTACCGTTTGAAGCCTACCGCGATATCGACGGCTTGTTAACGAGCTTGAAGCACGGCGGCTATACCATCATTGGCCTTGAACAAGATGAAAAGAGCCGGCCGCTACAAAATTTTTCACCCACTGGGCCCACCGCCATCCTTCTGGGTGAAGAAGTTGCCGGTATCGAGCCGGGGCTTCGTGCCCAGTGTGATAGCTTGCTGGAAATTCCGATGCTTGGCAAAAAAGAATCTTTTAATGTCAGTGTCGCTTGCGGCATCGCCTTGTACGCCTTCAGAACTCAGTAG
- a CDS encoding ATPase, T2SS/T4P/T4SS family — protein sequence MDDLQLQARHREQDERNTMQRAAILGVEYLDTRDIEATTSLAQNVLPIDVMYKGRLVPLKVGDDENPYVFGITSSTPQSLVKNLTKSYNDRGFNVQLVLISNSGFWAFMRRFDPPKEVVYDDVKIAQEGDSTTLERVSNTLESVRSDDVLNYLIQQADTLNASDIHLECQRENVRIRFRVDGALHVVAVISKDKYRVLQASIASKSNISTAATDAQSGHMQQELTKDGKSHLLNMRIETIPTIYGQDIVIRLFNFDESLLKLELLGLPDWERKALDEVVSHPRGMVLVVGPTGSGKSTTLYSMITALNQPDRKIITLEDPVEYSISGVSQIPVDTTGGDSFAEKLRAVLRLDPDVVMVGEIRDADAARTAIQASITGHLVLSTFHASNAATAFSRMIDLIGINPIFSTAIRMVIAQRLVRKLDDATKEKYEPDDATKRWIREVLKDLPEHAERPNLDEIYLWRPVETPDSPFGFKGRIVLMEQMIISPEIQKFLRGDILDVNADVIEKAAKKEGMISLLQMGVLRALAGETTLEEINRVI from the coding sequence ATGGACGATCTACAACTTCAAGCGCGTCATCGAGAACAAGATGAGCGCAATACAATGCAGCGGGCGGCAATTTTGGGTGTTGAATATCTTGACACCCGAGACATTGAAGCTACCACCTCACTCGCGCAAAATGTGTTGCCGATTGATGTGATGTATAAAGGCCGCTTAGTGCCATTGAAAGTTGGCGACGACGAAAACCCGTATGTATTTGGCATCACTAGCTCAACGCCGCAATCGTTGGTGAAAAATCTGACAAAAAGCTATAACGACCGTGGTTTTAATGTGCAACTGGTGCTTATAAGCAACAGCGGCTTCTGGGCTTTTATGCGTCGCTTTGATCCGCCAAAAGAAGTTGTTTATGACGACGTTAAGATTGCTCAAGAAGGCGATAGCACCACTCTCGAGCGAGTATCGAATACGCTGGAATCGGTACGCAGTGATGACGTGCTTAACTATTTGATCCAGCAAGCCGATACTTTAAATGCTAGCGATATCCACCTTGAATGCCAGCGCGAAAATGTGCGCATTAGGTTTCGGGTGGACGGCGCCTTGCATGTCGTGGCTGTTATATCAAAAGATAAATACCGTGTACTACAGGCTTCAATTGCTTCAAAAAGCAACATTTCTACCGCTGCTACTGATGCGCAATCGGGTCATATGCAGCAGGAACTCACCAAAGACGGCAAATCGCACTTACTGAACATGCGTATCGAAACTATCCCAACTATCTACGGCCAAGATATTGTGATTCGGTTATTTAACTTTGACGAGTCATTACTGAAGCTTGAGTTACTTGGCTTGCCGGACTGGGAGCGCAAGGCACTCGATGAGGTCGTGTCGCATCCACGCGGTATGGTGTTAGTGGTAGGACCAACCGGCTCGGGTAAATCGACAACCCTGTATAGCATGATTACTGCTTTAAACCAGCCTGATCGCAAGATTATTACTCTTGAAGATCCGGTTGAGTATAGTATTTCGGGTGTCAGCCAAATACCAGTAGATACAACCGGAGGTGATAGCTTTGCTGAAAAACTGCGGGCGGTGTTGCGGCTCGACCCGGATGTGGTGATGGTGGGTGAAATTCGCGACGCCGATGCTGCCCGGACGGCTATTCAGGCGTCAATCACTGGGCATCTCGTGCTGAGCACATTTCACGCCAGCAACGCCGCGACAGCCTTTAGTCGGATGATCGATTTAATTGGTATTAATCCGATCTTCAGCACGGCGATTCGAATGGTTATTGCTCAGCGCTTAGTGCGAAAGTTAGACGACGCCACTAAAGAAAAGTACGAACCGGACGACGCCACAAAGCGCTGGATTCGTGAGGTGCTAAAAGATCTACCTGAACATGCCGAGCGGCCAAACCTCGATGAAATTTATTTATGGCGCCCAGTTGAAACGCCAGATTCGCCCTTTGGTTTTAAGGGTCGAATTGTTCTGATGGAGCAAATGATAATTAGCCCCGAAATTCAAAAATTCCTGCGTGGCGATATTTTGGATGTCAATGCCGATGTTATTGAAAAAGCTGCTAAAAAAGAGGGCATGATAAGCTTACTGCAAATGGGTGTGCTGCGCGCGCTGGCCGGGGAGACGACCTTAGAAGAGATAAATCGGGTTATATAG
- a CDS encoding NADP-dependent malic enzyme, whose protein sequence is MNSDELALQLHKKFKGKIATSLRDTPDSREKLSAYYSPGVAAISKLIAEDPSQLRNYTWTNNLVAVISNGSAVLGLGDIGPKAAMPVMEGKALLFKHFAGIDSVPIVLNATTADEIVETVKRIAPSFGAINLEDIAAPICFEVEARLKEELDIPVFHDDQHGTAVVTLAGIINGLKVKGETSIQNQKIVVVGSGAAGTAIAKLLNLYGAKDIIAVDSKGIIGPKRSDLNAEKQQLLAFNQLGRNGQLEDALDGADIFIGVSKAGLLTPELIKRMNPNPIIFALANPTPEIMPDVAKATGAAIVATGRSDFPNQVNNAVAFPGIFRGALDNGVTRITDQHKIAAAEAIASLVENPTADTIIPSVFDDRLVPTVAKTII, encoded by the coding sequence ATGAATAGTGATGAGCTTGCCCTACAGTTACACAAAAAATTTAAAGGCAAAATAGCCACTTCGCTACGCGATACCCCAGATAGCCGCGAGAAGCTAAGCGCCTATTATTCGCCTGGCGTGGCAGCTATCAGTAAGCTTATAGCCGAAGATCCCTCACAACTCCGAAATTACACCTGGACCAACAACCTAGTGGCCGTTATTTCTAATGGCTCAGCGGTTCTCGGGCTTGGAGATATTGGCCCTAAAGCCGCAATGCCGGTAATGGAAGGAAAAGCGCTTCTTTTTAAACACTTTGCCGGTATTGATTCAGTACCGATTGTACTAAACGCGACAACCGCAGATGAGATTGTCGAAACTGTCAAACGGATCGCACCCAGTTTTGGCGCTATCAACCTTGAAGATATTGCCGCGCCGATCTGCTTTGAAGTAGAAGCTCGACTAAAAGAAGAGTTGGACATACCGGTCTTCCACGACGACCAACATGGCACAGCCGTAGTAACACTCGCCGGCATCATTAATGGCCTAAAAGTAAAAGGCGAAACAAGCATCCAAAATCAAAAGATCGTGGTGGTAGGTTCGGGTGCAGCTGGCACAGCGATTGCCAAGCTCCTCAACTTATACGGCGCCAAGGATATTATTGCCGTTGACAGCAAAGGCATTATAGGGCCGAAGCGCAGTGATTTAAACGCTGAAAAGCAACAATTGCTCGCCTTTAACCAACTTGGGCGTAATGGTCAACTAGAAGACGCTCTTGATGGCGCTGATATCTTTATTGGCGTGTCTAAGGCGGGCCTACTCACCCCCGAGCTTATAAAGCGCATGAACCCCAATCCAATTATCTTTGCACTGGCGAATCCAACGCCCGAGATTATGCCCGATGTGGCTAAGGCAACTGGTGCGGCGATTGTCGCCACCGGCCGCAGCGACTTTCCTAACCAGGTGAATAATGCCGTGGCTTTCCCCGGAATTTTTAGAGGAGCTCTTGATAACGGCGTCACAAGAATCACCGACCAGCACAAAATTGCGGCCGCTGAAGCCATCGCTTCGCTGGTTGAAAATCCAACGGCCGATACAATCATACCGAGCGTTTTCGATGACCGACTAGTGCCGACCGTTGCAAAAACCATTATCTAA
- the radC gene encoding DNA repair protein RadC codes for MHQIPEFDRPREKMQKKGPAHLSDFELLEVIIGSGNHRVSVGQVARQIQRLLRQGNEELTIEKLIGLQGVSIAQASRILASIELARRHLVLDALPLRTFQEYIGRLAEIRHKQQEYLICLSLDGGQRLIAQRTVTIGTLDVVLAHPREVFADPIADRAASVVIAHNHPSGDCEPSEKDVILTQQLAAAGQLLGIPLRDHIILTKTSAFSFRQQHLL; via the coding sequence ATGCACCAGATACCAGAGTTTGATCGTCCGCGCGAAAAAATGCAAAAGAAAGGGCCGGCGCATCTTTCTGATTTTGAGCTGCTTGAGGTCATTATTGGTAGTGGTAATCATCGCGTAAGTGTAGGGCAAGTCGCTCGACAAATTCAGCGACTACTCCGCCAAGGTAACGAAGAGCTGACAATCGAGAAGCTTATCGGTCTCCAAGGCGTGAGTATTGCGCAAGCATCGCGGATTCTCGCTAGTATAGAGCTAGCCAGGCGGCACCTCGTGCTGGATGCATTGCCTCTACGTACCTTTCAAGAATATATAGGTCGTCTTGCTGAAATACGGCACAAACAGCAAGAATACCTTATTTGTCTTTCGCTTGACGGTGGCCAGCGCTTAATTGCTCAGCGCACCGTAACGATTGGCACACTCGATGTTGTATTAGCGCACCCCCGAGAAGTGTTTGCTGATCCAATTGCAGATCGAGCTGCCAGCGTTGTAATTGCTCACAATCATCCCTCTGGTGATTGTGAGCCAAGCGAAAAAGACGTTATTCTTACCCAACAATTGGCCGCTGCGGGCCAGCTCCTTGGCATTCCGCTTCGCGACCATATCATACTCACAAAAACGTCCGCCTTCAGTTTTCGTCAGCAACATTTGTTATAA
- the rplS gene encoding 50S ribosomal protein L19 has product MFELIKRVNDAQKKTAVVDVRSGDTVRVHQKIKEGNKERIQIFEGVVIRTDRKQSLTSRITVRKVTSGVGVEKGFMLHSPLVDKVEVVKRSKVRRNYLSFLRERSGKSARLKPVAFDREKINAVNTDAKQSTKKAEA; this is encoded by the coding sequence ATGTTTGAACTCATCAAGAGAGTAAATGATGCGCAGAAAAAGACCGCTGTTGTCGATGTTCGCAGCGGCGATACCGTGCGTGTTCACCAAAAAATTAAAGAAGGCAACAAAGAGCGAATCCAGATTTTTGAAGGTGTGGTTATTCGTACCGATCGTAAGCAATCTTTAACGAGCCGAATTACTGTTCGTAAAGTGACGAGCGGCGTGGGCGTTGAAAAAGGATTTATGCTGCACAGCCCGCTAGTTGATAAAGTTGAAGTAGTTAAGCGCAGTAAGGTTCGCCGCAACTATCTTAGCTTTCTCCGCGAAAGAAGTGGTAAAAGTGCCCGGCTTAAGCCAGTTGCATTTGACCGCGAAAAAATCAACGCGGTCAACACCGACGCTAAGCAGTCTACGAAAAAAGCTGAAGCTTAA
- a CDS encoding ribonuclease HII, producing MIVGIDEVGRGCWAGPLVVGAVILDGAKIAGLTDSKKLTPKQREVIAHDIRRKAKAIGLGWVSAAHVDARGLSWALKQAARQALTALDASFKEIIIDGTIKLVDDPRVTLMKKADLLVPSVSAASVIAKVARDAYMKQVAKAFPHHGFDRHVGYGTQGHQEALRRHGVTPLHRMTFAPLVERTELFKPVSTIERTVGRQAELQAAAFLRNQGFKVLAANWRTRWCEIDLIARKASTIYFVEVKYRSSDAAGSGVEAVTAQKLRQMRFAAELWLQENGLTAENYSLSALSLSGAPIEVAAWLPEV from the coding sequence ATGATTGTTGGGATAGATGAGGTTGGCCGCGGTTGTTGGGCGGGACCGCTGGTGGTGGGTGCGGTGATTCTTGATGGCGCCAAAATAGCTGGCCTCACCGATAGCAAAAAATTGACGCCCAAACAACGGGAAGTAATCGCCCATGATATTCGCCGCAAGGCAAAAGCTATCGGCTTGGGCTGGGTTTCGGCCGCTCATGTTGATGCTCGCGGGTTAAGCTGGGCATTAAAGCAAGCCGCCCGGCAAGCCCTTACGGCACTCGATGCTTCTTTTAAAGAAATTATTATTGACGGCACCATAAAACTAGTCGACGATCCTCGGGTGACGCTAATGAAAAAGGCTGATCTTTTAGTGCCGAGTGTGTCGGCAGCCTCAGTGATTGCTAAGGTCGCGCGTGATGCTTATATGAAACAGGTTGCAAAAGCCTTTCCGCACCACGGTTTTGACCGCCATGTTGGCTATGGCACCCAAGGTCACCAAGAGGCGCTACGGCGGCATGGCGTCACACCCTTGCACCGAATGACCTTTGCGCCACTTGTGGAGCGGACAGAGCTTTTTAAGCCGGTCAGTACCATTGAACGAACTGTGGGCCGACAAGCCGAGCTGCAAGCCGCGGCGTTCCTACGTAACCAAGGCTTTAAGGTGCTGGCCGCCAATTGGCGAACACGGTGGTGCGAGATTGACTTGATAGCCAGAAAAGCCAGTACGATTTATTTTGTGGAAGTAAAGTATCGCAGCAGCGACGCAGCAGGGAGTGGGGTTGAAGCTGTGACCGCACAAAAACTCCGCCAAATGCGCTTTGCAGCTGAATTGTGGCTACAAGAGAATGGTTTAACTGCCGAAAATTACAGCCTGTCAGCGCTCTCTTTAAGCGGCGCGCCAATTGAAGTTGCCGCTTGGCTCCCCGAAGTTTAG